Proteins co-encoded in one Puntigrus tetrazona isolate hp1 chromosome 20, ASM1883169v1, whole genome shotgun sequence genomic window:
- the LOC122324468 gene encoding uncharacterized protein LOC122324468: MSRLVQELLCLIRKPKTLSHKRKIVLWMQKKGLLHRRMRCKCKEKMKLEKQPRRDGYHWVCRRCRGVTTVRKNTIFYQSRRSLQNHVEFIYRFSQGLRMRQIDLMEDGVASSSRTLSRMTVVVRKVCIRAVKKLGHLGQMKVGGHHCFVLIDESKFSHKRKYNRGRFGSAWRRNKKWVLGILEVEQTRRKPILKVVRRRSKNELLPNILKHVRRGSSIITDEWRAYRRALTQAGYDHHTVCHKRNFVDPVTRAHTQHLERAWKTYKMDIWRHRGNRTTKLLKEHLKVIEWEYWLARNHPSHILGRLIHDIRKYNLHECS; this comes from the exons ATGTCCAGATTAGTGCAGGaacttttgtgtttaattcGAAAACCTAAAACCCTTTCGCACAAACGAAAGATTGTGTTGTGGATGCAGAAGAAGGGTCTTTTGCACCGGAGAATGCGatgcaaatgcaaagaaaaaatgaaacttgAAAAACAGCCACGTCGAGATGGATATCATTG GGTTTGCAGACGATGCCGAGGAGTTACGACAGTTCGTAAGAATACAATTTTCTACCAGTCCCGCAGATCATTGCAGAACCATGTAGAATTCATCTACAG GTTTTCCCAAGGTCTAAGAATGAGACAGATAGACCTGATGGAGGATGGTGTGGCTTCAAGCAGCAGAACTTTATCTCGAATGACTGTAGTAGTGAGAAAG gtCTGCATACGGGCAGTAAAGAAACTTGGGCACCTAGGACAAATGAAAGTTGGAGGTCATCACTGCTTTGTCCTCATAGATGAGAGCAAATTTTCACATAAGAGAAAG tacaacCGTGGCAGATTTGGTTCTGCTTGGCGACGCAACAAAAAATGGGTTTTAGGCATACTAGAAGTTGAGCAGACAAGAAGAAAACCCATTCTCAAAGTGGTAAGAAGACGGTCAAAAAATGAACTCTTGCcaaatattttgaagcatgTCCGGAGAGGCTCCAGTATAATTACTGATGAATGGCGAGCTTATCGCAGGGCTTTGACACAGGCAGGCTATGACCATCACACAGTGTGCCACAAGAGGAATTTTGTTGATCCAGTAACAAGAGCACATACACAACATTTGGAGCGTGCCTGGAAGACGTACAAAATGGATATATGGCGCCACCGTGGCAACAGGACAACTAAACTTTTGAAAGAGCACCTCAAGGTCATTGAATGGGAATACTGGCTTGCCAGGAACCATCCCTCACACATTCTTGGCCGCCTTATACATGACATTAGAAAATACAACTTACATGAATGTAGTTAA